From Deltaproteobacteria bacterium, one genomic window encodes:
- a CDS encoding transketolase produces the protein MQSLSSKELSKRIRLHALRMTSRGGSSHIASVLSMADLLAVLYGEILNLDPSNPQWADRDRFILSKGHGGAGVYAALAERGFFPVEQLKTHYQDGALLSGHVSHKGIPGVEVSTGSLGHGLSIGAGMAYAGKLDGRKHRVFVLLSDGECDEGSIWEAVLFASHHHLDNLVVVIDYNKIQSLASVSETLELEPFADKWKSFGWAVYEVEGHDHEKIRDHCLKIPFQTGRPSCLIAHTTKGKGVSFMENSVLWHYRTARNEEFEKALKELEGEA, from the coding sequence ATGCAATCACTCTCATCAAAAGAATTGTCAAAACGGATTCGTCTCCACGCCCTCCGTATGACGAGCCGAGGAGGGAGCTCCCATATCGCTTCAGTCCTTTCCATGGCGGATCTGCTGGCGGTTCTTTACGGCGAGATTCTGAATCTGGATCCTTCTAATCCCCAATGGGCCGATCGGGACCGATTCATTTTGAGCAAGGGGCATGGGGGCGCCGGTGTCTATGCCGCTTTGGCAGAAAGAGGTTTTTTCCCCGTGGAACAGCTCAAAACTCACTATCAGGATGGTGCCTTATTGAGCGGTCATGTCTCTCATAAAGGAATTCCAGGGGTGGAGGTTTCAACAGGATCTCTGGGGCACGGTCTGTCGATTGGCGCCGGAATGGCGTATGCGGGGAAACTCGATGGGCGAAAGCACCGCGTTTTTGTCCTCTTGAGTGACGGTGAGTGCGATGAGGGATCAATTTGGGAGGCGGTTCTTTTTGCCTCGCATCACCATTTGGATAACCTCGTTGTTGTTATCGACTATAACAAGATCCAGAGCCTCGCCTCTGTCTCCGAGACATTGGAACTCGAGCCGTTCGCGGATAAATGGAAGAGTTTTGGGTGGGCCGTTTACGAGGTGGAGGGGCATGACCATGAAAAAATCAGGGACCATTGCCTGAAGATTCCGTTTCAAACCGGTCGTCCGAGCTGCCTGATCGCGCATACAACGAAGGGGAAGGGGGTCTCCTTTATGGAAAATTCTGTTTTATGGCACTACCGGACTGCCCGAAATGAGGAGTTCGAAAAGGCGTTGAAGGAACTTGAAGGAGAGGCATGA
- a CDS encoding transketolase produces the protein MRDHFIKRLTELAAKNPKILLITGDLGFGVFEEFARRFPKQYLNAGVAEQNMSGLAAGLALEGRTVFTYSIGNFPTLRCLEQIRNDICYHQADVKIVSIGGGFSYGALGFSHHATEDLSILRALPEMTVVAPGDDWEAEEATEALARQEGPGYLRLDKSSAGHTARTGETFEIGRGRVLLEGDDFTLVSTGGILGVVLEAAKKLVHEGIKCRVISLHTLKPLDTEILLKSARETGGIMTVEENTVTGGLGGAVAEACLEGGVPPALFYRIGLRNSFATIVGSQSHLRRCYAMDEQTIVKKAIQFLGFKRKISKKGAAL, from the coding sequence ATGAGGGATCATTTCATTAAAAGACTGACTGAACTTGCCGCTAAAAATCCAAAGATCCTCTTGATCACGGGTGATCTTGGTTTTGGTGTATTCGAGGAGTTTGCCAGGCGGTTTCCGAAACAGTATCTCAATGCAGGGGTAGCAGAGCAAAACATGTCGGGACTGGCCGCCGGTCTGGCATTGGAGGGGCGTACGGTTTTTACCTATTCGATTGGCAATTTTCCCACATTGCGTTGCCTGGAACAGATTCGTAATGATATCTGTTATCACCAGGCCGATGTGAAGATCGTTTCGATTGGAGGCGGCTTCAGTTATGGGGCCCTTGGATTTTCGCATCATGCCACAGAGGATTTGAGTATTCTTCGGGCCCTGCCGGAGATGACAGTTGTTGCTCCGGGGGATGATTGGGAGGCGGAGGAGGCAACCGAGGCCCTCGCTCGTCAAGAAGGGCCAGGTTATCTCCGTTTGGACAAATCGTCTGCTGGTCATACCGCTCGAACGGGGGAGACGTTTGAAATTGGACGGGGTCGTGTTTTGCTGGAAGGGGATGATTTTACACTTGTCTCCACGGGGGGCATCTTGGGTGTCGTCCTGGAGGCCGCCAAAAAATTAGTTCATGAAGGGATAAAATGCCGCGTGATCAGTCTCCATACATTGAAACCTCTGGATACAGAGATTCTTCTAAAGTCGGCTCGTGAAACGGGTGGCATCATGACGGTAGAAGAGAATACCGTGACCGGTGGATTGGGTGGGGCAGTTGCGGAGGCCTGTCTCGAGGGAGGTGTTCCCCCAGCACTCTTTTATCGGATCGGTTTGAGAAACAGTTTTGCAACGATTGTTGGTAGTCAATCTCATTTAAGGCGATGCTACGCCATGGATGAGCAGACGATTGTTAAAAAGGCTATTCAATTTCTTGGATTTAAAAGAAAAATATCAAAAAAGGGAGCTGCGCTATGA